One region of Camelina sativa cultivar DH55 chromosome 6, Cs, whole genome shotgun sequence genomic DNA includes:
- the LOC104698916 gene encoding uncharacterized protein LOC104698916 encodes MGYKTALTVSHDLDSLSYGEVVGMLQAHEMELNGIKKPKGIALTVSRDTSDQGEEDVVSLLVRTFDRALRRIEQGNSQKKTGVFKKISEDKKADMQCHECKGFGHFIRECPTIKLRDAKCTICRGTRHTQEGCVSNLKHKKEKSMISIEDDSDDGSSSEEELINLVAMVGITEFENGEEVTDSESEDEEVLDIVQSYKEVRETLITLGKENQDLIKEKLHLEVVIKSLQNDLVDEKKIAKEAVDLMKEKLVLSAKADKLEEELIKEKKKSTGLQSELDQQYRKIHMFAGTKQLDKILSYGRTEKTHRGLGFIENQGDKKTTTNFVTARMHQSDLKASTSASEKFSDKLEEELIKEKKKSTGLQSELDQQYRKIHMFAGTKQLDKILSYGRTEKTHRGLGFIENQGDKKTTTNFVTARMHQSDLKASTSASEKFSGCYFCGKFGHYKRYCSKFWARVYGLKRQGRFFWNGFRRQVWMKKNDMYQTEAISSGFRCNMAMITEEHEDSEPWFFDSGCSRHMTETKSNLQNIKKLKGGIVTFGDGSNGYTQGKGTTRDTELPPLVNVYVVQGLRANLISISQLCDEGLTVMFTKIDCKAVDESGSVKLYGVRSGNNCYMWQRNSFKCFSAQGSLDLWHQRLGHMNVRNLTTLVNKEIIRGVPKLKGEENMVCGPCNQGK; translated from the exons ATGGGATACAAGACTGCACTAACTGTTTCACATGATCTAGACAGTCTTAGTTATGGTGAAGTGGTTGGAATGCTTCAAGCTCACGAGATGGAGCTTAATggaattaagaaaccaaaaggtATAGCCTTAACGGTTAGCAGAGACACATcagatcaaggagaagaagatgttgtgaGTTTATTAGTAAGAACATTTGATCGTGCTTTAAGAAGAATAGAACAAGGTAATTCACAAAAGAAGACTggagttttcaaaaaaatcagTGAAGATAAGAAGGCTGATATGCAGTGTCATGAATGCAAAGGGTTTGGACATTTCATTCGTGAGTGTCCAACGATTAAGCTTCGAGATGCAAAGTGCACTATTTGCAGAGGTACAAGACATACACAGGAGGGATGTGTGAGTAACCTTAAACACAAGAAAGAGAAGTCTATGATAAGTATTGAAGATGATTCAGATGATGGTAGCAGTAGTGAAGAAGAACTCATAAATCTAGTAGCGATGGTGGGAATTACAGAATTTGAGAATGGAGAAGAGGTAACTGATTCTGAATCGGAAGATGAGGAAGTTCTTGATATTGTTCAGAGTTACAAGGAAGTTCGAGAAACACTCATTACCTTAGGGAAGGAAAATCAAGActtaatcaaagaaaaacttcatcttgaagttgtGATCAAATCACTGCAGAATGATTTGGTGGACGAAAAGAAGATTGCTAAGGAAGCTGTGgatttaatgaaagaaaaattggTGTTATCTGCAAAAGCAGACAAGCTAGAGGAAGAGTtaattaaagagaagaagaaatccacAGGACTTCAATCTGAACTTGATCAGCAGTACAGAAAAATTCACATGTTTGCAGGAACAAAGCAACTTGATAAGATTTTAAGCTATGGAAGAACTGAGAAAACTCATAGAGGGTTGGGTTTTATTGAGAACCAAGgagacaagaaaacaacaactaaCTTTGTTACTGCTAGAATGCACCAATCTGATTTGAAAGCATCAACATCCGCATCTGAGAAGTTTTCAG ACAAGCTAGAGGAAGAGTtaattaaagagaagaagaaatccacAGGACTTCAATCTGAACTTGATCAGCAGTACAGAAAAATTCACATGTTTGCAGGAACAAAGCAACTTGATAAGATTTTAAGCTATGGAAGAACTGAGAAAACTCATAGAGGGTTGGGTTTTATTGAGAACCAAGgagacaagaaaacaacaactaaCTTTGTTACTGCTAGAATGCACCAATCTGATTTGAAAGCATCAACATCCGCATCTGAGAAGTTTTCAGGCTGCTATTTTTGTGGAAAATTTGGACATTATAAACGTTATTGCTCTAAATTCTGGGCAAGAGTCTATGGTTTAAAGCGACAAGGGAGATTTTTCTGGAATGGGTTTAGGAGACAGgtttggatgaagaagaatgacATGTATCAAACAGAAGCAATATCATCAGGATTTAGATGCAACATGGCTATGATTACTGAGGAACATGAAGATTCTGAGCCTTGGTTCTTTGATAGTGGGTGTTCAAGGCATATGACAGAAACTAAGAGTAATTTGCAGAATATTAAGAAACTGAAAGGAGGCATAGTAACCTTTGGAGATGGAAGTAATGGTTACACTCAAGGTAAAGGCACAACACGTGATACAGAACTTCCACCACTAGTAAATGTCTACGTGGTACAAGGATTGCGAGCGAATTTGATAAGTATCAGTCAGTTGTGTGATGAAGGCTTGACAGTTATGTTTACAAAGATAGACTGCAAAGCGGTTGATGAATCAGGCAGTGTCAAGCTCTATGGTGTAAGGTCAGGGAACAATTGTTACATGTGGCAGAGAAATTCGTTCAAATGTTTTAGTGCACAAGGAAGTCTAGATCTCTGGCACCAACGACTGGGTCATATGAATGTAAGGAACTTAACTACTCTTGTTAATAAAGAGATCATTCGAGGAGTACCTAAGCttaaaggagaagaaaatatGGTTTGTGGACCTTGTAATCAAGGAAAATAA
- the LOC104790869 gene encoding 2-oxoglutarate-Fe(II) type oxidoreductase isoform X1, which produces MENKTQEEASTIRVSSLTCIDLANTNLHQSAVSLKQACLDCGFFYVKNHGISEELKDEAFEQSKKFFALPLEEKMKVLRNENNRGYSPVFDQILDPENQVDGDYKESFFIGIEDFKDDPHGDTPFYGPNLWPDSDVLPGWQATMENYHQEALRVCKTIAKLLALALDLEADYFDKPEILGNPIAVMRLVHYEGVSDPSKGIFGCGAHSDFGMMTLLGTDSVMGLQICKDKEAKPRKWEYVPSIKGAYIVNLGDLLERWSNGIFKSTLHRVLGNGQERYSIPFFVEPSHDCLVECLPTCQSENKPPKYPAIKCSTYLTQRYQQSHVDLSIYKQI; this is translated from the exons ATGGAGAATAAAACTCAGGAGGAAGCTTCGACCATCAGAGTTTCATCCCTTACTTGCATAGATCTCGCCAATACTAATCTTCATCAATCAGCGGTTTCGCTTAAACAG GCATGTCTAGATTGTGGATTTTTCTATGTCAAAAATCATGGTATAAGTGAGGAGTTAAAGGACGAGGCGTTCGAGCAGAGCAAGAAGTTCTTTGCTCTTCCTTtggaggagaagatgaaagTCTTGAGGAACGAAAACAATCGAGGCTATTCACCTGTCTTTGATCAAATCTTAGATCCTGAGAATCAAGTCGATG GGGATTACAAAGAAAGTTTTTTCATTGGAATCGAAGATTTCAAAGATGATCCACATGGGGATACACCATTCTATGGCCCCAACCTATGGCCTGACTCtg ATGTTTTGCCAGGATGGCAAGCGACCATGGAAAATTATCATCAAGAAGCATT GAGGGTTTGCAAGACTATTGCTAAATTATTGGCATTAGCGCTAGACTTGGAAGCGGATTATTTTGATAAACCGGAAATACTGGGAAATCCCATCGCAGTTATGCGATTAGTGCACTACGAAG GGGTGTCGGATCCCTCGAAAGGAATATTTGGATGCGGGGCACATTCTGATTTCGGAATGATGACTCTCTTAGGAACTGATAGTGTAATGGGGCTCCAG ATATGCAAGGATAAGGAAGCGAAGCCTAGGAAGTGGGAATATGTACCATCTATTAAAGG AGCATATATTGTGAATCTTGGTGACTTGCTTGAGCGTTGGAGCAACGGCATTTTTAA atCAACATTGCATCGGGTACTTGGGAATGGTCAGGAAAGATATTCC ATTCCATTCTTTGTAGAACCGAGTCACGACTGTCTAGTAGAGTGTCTTCCTACCTGCCAATCCGAAAACAAGCCTCCTAA ATATCCAGCTATCAAATGTTCAACGTACCTCACCCAACGTTACCAGCAATCACATGTGGATTTGAGCATCTACAAACAGATTTAA
- the LOC104790869 gene encoding 2-oxoglutarate-Fe(II) type oxidoreductase isoform X3: MKVLRNENNRGYSPVFDQILDPENQVDGDYKESFFIGIEDFKDDPHGDTPFYGPNLWPDSDVLPGWQATMENYHQEALRVCKTIAKLLALALDLEADYFDKPEILGNPIAVMRLVHYEGVSDPSKGIFGCGAHSDFGMMTLLGTDSVMGLQICKDKEAKPRKWEYVPSIKGAYIVNLGDLLERWSNGIFKSTLHRVLGNGQERYSIPFFVEPSHDCLVECLPTCQSENKPPKYPAIKCSTYLTQRYQQSHVDLSIYKQI, translated from the exons atgaaagTCTTGAGGAACGAAAACAATCGAGGCTATTCACCTGTCTTTGATCAAATCTTAGATCCTGAGAATCAAGTCGATG GGGATTACAAAGAAAGTTTTTTCATTGGAATCGAAGATTTCAAAGATGATCCACATGGGGATACACCATTCTATGGCCCCAACCTATGGCCTGACTCtg ATGTTTTGCCAGGATGGCAAGCGACCATGGAAAATTATCATCAAGAAGCATT GAGGGTTTGCAAGACTATTGCTAAATTATTGGCATTAGCGCTAGACTTGGAAGCGGATTATTTTGATAAACCGGAAATACTGGGAAATCCCATCGCAGTTATGCGATTAGTGCACTACGAAG GGGTGTCGGATCCCTCGAAAGGAATATTTGGATGCGGGGCACATTCTGATTTCGGAATGATGACTCTCTTAGGAACTGATAGTGTAATGGGGCTCCAG ATATGCAAGGATAAGGAAGCGAAGCCTAGGAAGTGGGAATATGTACCATCTATTAAAGG AGCATATATTGTGAATCTTGGTGACTTGCTTGAGCGTTGGAGCAACGGCATTTTTAA atCAACATTGCATCGGGTACTTGGGAATGGTCAGGAAAGATATTCC ATTCCATTCTTTGTAGAACCGAGTCACGACTGTCTAGTAGAGTGTCTTCCTACCTGCCAATCCGAAAACAAGCCTCCTAA ATATCCAGCTATCAAATGTTCAACGTACCTCACCCAACGTTACCAGCAATCACATGTGGATTTGAGCATCTACAAACAGATTTAA
- the LOC104790869 gene encoding 2-oxoglutarate-Fe(II) type oxidoreductase isoform X2, protein MENKTQEEASTIRVSSLTCIDLANTNLHQSAVSLKQACLDCGFFYVKNHGISEELKDEAFEQSKKFFALPLEEKMKVLRNENNRGYSPVFDQILDPENQVDGDYKESFFIGIEDFKDDPHGDTPFYGPNLWPDSGWQATMENYHQEALRVCKTIAKLLALALDLEADYFDKPEILGNPIAVMRLVHYEGVSDPSKGIFGCGAHSDFGMMTLLGTDSVMGLQICKDKEAKPRKWEYVPSIKGAYIVNLGDLLERWSNGIFKSTLHRVLGNGQERYSIPFFVEPSHDCLVECLPTCQSENKPPKYPAIKCSTYLTQRYQQSHVDLSIYKQI, encoded by the exons ATGGAGAATAAAACTCAGGAGGAAGCTTCGACCATCAGAGTTTCATCCCTTACTTGCATAGATCTCGCCAATACTAATCTTCATCAATCAGCGGTTTCGCTTAAACAG GCATGTCTAGATTGTGGATTTTTCTATGTCAAAAATCATGGTATAAGTGAGGAGTTAAAGGACGAGGCGTTCGAGCAGAGCAAGAAGTTCTTTGCTCTTCCTTtggaggagaagatgaaagTCTTGAGGAACGAAAACAATCGAGGCTATTCACCTGTCTTTGATCAAATCTTAGATCCTGAGAATCAAGTCGATG GGGATTACAAAGAAAGTTTTTTCATTGGAATCGAAGATTTCAAAGATGATCCACATGGGGATACACCATTCTATGGCCCCAACCTATGGCCTGACTCtg GATGGCAAGCGACCATGGAAAATTATCATCAAGAAGCATT GAGGGTTTGCAAGACTATTGCTAAATTATTGGCATTAGCGCTAGACTTGGAAGCGGATTATTTTGATAAACCGGAAATACTGGGAAATCCCATCGCAGTTATGCGATTAGTGCACTACGAAG GGGTGTCGGATCCCTCGAAAGGAATATTTGGATGCGGGGCACATTCTGATTTCGGAATGATGACTCTCTTAGGAACTGATAGTGTAATGGGGCTCCAG ATATGCAAGGATAAGGAAGCGAAGCCTAGGAAGTGGGAATATGTACCATCTATTAAAGG AGCATATATTGTGAATCTTGGTGACTTGCTTGAGCGTTGGAGCAACGGCATTTTTAA atCAACATTGCATCGGGTACTTGGGAATGGTCAGGAAAGATATTCC ATTCCATTCTTTGTAGAACCGAGTCACGACTGTCTAGTAGAGTGTCTTCCTACCTGCCAATCCGAAAACAAGCCTCCTAA ATATCCAGCTATCAAATGTTCAACGTACCTCACCCAACGTTACCAGCAATCACATGTGGATTTGAGCATCTACAAACAGATTTAA